The region CGCGACAGCGATGTCGAGCCCACCCGCACCGATTGCCAGCTGGCCGAGACCGCCGGGCGTCGGCGTGTGAGAGTCCGAGCCGAGCAGCGTCTTGCCGGGCGCAGCGAAGTTCTCCTTGTGAACGTTGTGACAGATACCGTTCCCGGGGCGAGAGAAGTAAGCGCCATAGGTACCGGCCGCAGAGCGCAGGAAGCGGTGGTCGTCGGTGTTCTTGAAGTCAAACTGGTAGGTCTGGTGGTCGCAGTACTGCGCGGCGAGTTCCGTCTGGATCTCGTCGAGTTCGAGCGCCTCGAACTGTAGCCACACCATCGTCCCGGTCGTGTCCTGTGCAAGCACCTGGTCGATCTCGAGCCCAATCTCCTCTCCGGGAGTAAGCTCACCTTCGACGAGGTGGTCGTCGAGGATTTTCTCCGTGATTGTCTTTCCCATATCGCTCGAATATTGGCTCGGCGTAGATATAAATCCGGCGAGAAGATACGAACCCGTTCACGGCTCCGCCACTGTTAAATCCACCCAGCTTGTTTCCCCGCGGTATGTTCCGTTCCGGTCGGTTCGTCGCCACGTCGGTACGCGACTACGCCGACGACGCCGTCCAGCCGAATGGCCTCGATCTCACCGTCGAGGCCGTCTTCCAGCAGCGCTCAGCGGGCTACGTCGGGACCGACGGAAAATCGGTCGGCGACCGTGAACCCGTCGACCCGGACGACGACGGCATCTACCGGCTCGACCCCGGTGCCTACATCGTTCGGTACGGCGAGACCCTCGCAGTGCCCGAGGACCACGTGGGCTTTGTCCTGCCGCGTTCGACGCTGCTACGAAACTCCTGTACGCTGGACACTGCCGTTTGGGACGCCGGCTACGAAGGCCGGGGCGAGGGGCTGCTCGAAGTGCACCACCGCATCGAAATCGAACAGGGCGCCCGTCTCGGCCAGTTTGTGCTCTCTGAAGCCGACCACGTGGGCAAGTACGACGGTGAGTATCAGGGAGAGAACGCCGATGAATCGAGCGCTGACCGATGAGTGAGTCCACGTCGTCGCTGGAGCCAGCCCTCTACCGCGAGGCGTTTGCCGCGGGCACGGGCGCGAACCTCATCACTGACGAGGCGTTCCGAATCGTCGAGGCCAACGAGGACTGTCTCGCCACGATTGACTGGGAGCGCGAGACGTTGCTCGACGAGAGCGCCGAGCGACTGTTCGACGAGCCACTCATCTTCGAGGAGGCGACCGACCGCCTCGAGACGGGCGCGACCTGGCGCAGCGAGTGTACGCTCATGACCGGCGACGGCCGCCGGCTCCAAGTCGAGGCCACGGCCACGCCGCTGTCGGTCGACGGCAAGCGCTGTGGCGCCGTCTTCG is a window of halophilic archaeon DL31 DNA encoding:
- a CDS encoding dUTP diphosphatase (KEGG: hut:Huta_1801 deoxyuridine 5'-triphosphate nucleotidohydrolase) yields the protein MFRSGRFVATSVRDYADDAVQPNGLDLTVEAVFQQRSAGYVGTDGKSVGDREPVDPDDDGIYRLDPGAYIVRYGETLAVPEDHVGFVLPRSTLLRNSCTLDTAVWDAGYEGRGEGLLEVHHRIEIEQGARLGQFVLSEADHVGKYDGEYQGENADESSADR